The following DNA comes from Fibrobacter sp. UWP2.
GTCAAGGCATCAGCTTGTTCTTTGTCACCACGAATTCCCAAGCACGCGCGGCGGCGCGCATCTTCGCGGTTGTCTCGGCGAGAAGCTTTTCATCCACAGTGACGCTGCGTCCCGAAACGAATCCTTCGACCGGGCGAGAAACGTCCCAGTCCGCTTTCCAACTGGCGGTGCGCACGGTGGCAGGCGTAGCATCGTCCATGCCCGCGAAGAACGCGAGGGAATCGATACGGTAGGCGATTTCGCCTTGGCGGAAAGAATACACGCCGGGAAGTTCTCGTAACGGCACGACAGAAGAATCCGCAGAATCGGAAGGCTGCAGGGAATCCGCGGAATTGGGCGGAACCGCTTTCGAAATAAGCTTTGCGCCCATGAAGTGGTTCGATACATCGAGTCCCAGGAAAGCGACAATCGACGAGGCGATGCTTCCCTGCGATACGGGACGCAGGTCCATTGTCCGTTCGGCACCCGCTCCGGCGAAAATCAGCGACACCCAGGTCTCGCCTTCGTGAATCTTGCCGAGGCGTTCCGATTCCGCCGTCTGCGCGCTGTTCGGGTACGAATGGTCCCCCACCAGAATGAACAGAGTGCTATTCGCGCGCGGTCCGTTCTTCACCTCGTTCACAATAATCCCGAGGGCGCTATCCATGTAGGCTTCGGCACGCAGGTAGGCCGCTTCTGCATCGGCAGGGCGTTCGCCCATATCGGCGGGCAAGTCGAACGGGATATGCATACTGCGGCTCATCCAATGGAAGAACAGCGGCTTATCCTTATCGCGTTCGCGGTACATCTCCACGAAGCGACGGGCAAGCGCGACATCGTTGTCGTTTTCCGGCTTGAATTCGTTATAGTCGAACCACTTCTGTTGCCACACGAGTTCGTTGTCGAGCTTCGGGTCGGAACCGCAGAGCACCTGCCTATTGTAACCCGCCGCCTGCAGCACATCGCCAATCGAACGCATGCGCGTGTTGGGATAGTTGTACAGGAAAGTCGCGCGCGGATGGCTCGGCACACCCACCATGATGCCAAGGAAACCTTCGATGGACGGGTAGCCCACGCTGTGCGCGTTCGGGTAGTAGGTACCGCTTAAAACAAGCTTGCAAAGGTTCGGGAAACGCATGCAGCTCCTGGTACGCATATCGCTTGTCCAGCCACGCAAGCTCTCGATATTGAAGAGGATGATGTCCGGACGCTCTTC
Coding sequences within:
- a CDS encoding LTA synthase family protein — protein: MGHLPVSDTGLVASIFKEGAFHFLFSFFTVVAAIVGLAFFSRGNRLERAVARPFHKSFVAPVVAILVFAILGCTSHMWFNPSHRRWPRIKPIPYVLVEEALHAFESLEPPADYREGILALGGNPDAEYPFWHWAGGDSANADAVEKASLDAFKARPLEERPDIILFNIESLRGWTSDMRTRSCMRFPNLCKLVLSGTYYPNAHSVGYPSIEGFLGIMVGVPSHPRATFLYNYPNTRMRSIGDVLQAAGYNRQVLCGSDPKLDNELVWQQKWFDYNEFKPENDNDVALARRFVEMYRERDKDKPLFFHWMSRSMHIPFDLPADMGERPADAEAAYLRAEAYMDSALGIIVNEVKNGPRANSTLFILVGDHSYPNSAQTAESERLGKIHEGETWVSLIFAGAGAERTMDLRPVSQGSIASSIVAFLGLDVSNHFMGAKLISKAVPPNSADSLQPSDSADSSVVPLRELPGVYSFRQGEIAYRIDSLAFFAGMDDATPATVRTASWKADWDVSRPVEGFVSGRSVTVDEKLLAETTAKMRAAARAWEFVVTKNKLMP